The window GATCGGGGAGCTTCAAGAGAAGTGTGAATCCGTCGACCAAATCGTCAACTTGATCGCGCATTTGACGGATCAGACACGGATGCTTGCGCTGAACGCAAAAATCGAAGCGACGCGTGCGGGAAATGCGGGTGCTGGTTTTTTAGTCGTGGCCAATGAAGTGCAGCGACTGGCGGAACAGTCGAATGTCGCCACCGAGAAGATCAAAGGCATGCTGATTGGCATGGAACAGAGCGTCCACGATTCGGCTTCGAATGTGGAAACGATGCAAGAAAAAGGGGGGATCTTCCAACTCGTCACGATGGAAAATGGGCAACACTTCCATGAGGCTGCTGTCCAGATTAGAACTTTAAATGAAAAGCTGTTGATCATGTCTGATCATCTGCATTCATTGGAAACGGCAGTCCCATTGCTCGAAAATGCGACCGTCCAAGTGGAACAAGTTTCCCTGAAAAATAAAGAGAATGCCGTTCGAATGCTGCATTCTTTCCAAGAACAGCATGAGGCAATGGTGCAAGTGGAAAAGGCGGGGCTGGATTTGGCCGCATTATCTGACACGCTCCGTTCCAACGCGGAATTCTTCCAAGTACCCGAACCGCAACAGGAGAAAGAGGATGTTGAAATGGCAGGTTCAATACCGGTGCCTGCCGAGGTAGTGTGAACCAATAGAAAAACGGCGGACAAGCTTTGGCTCGTCTGCCGTTTTTTATCATTTATCTTGATTTTTATCAATTGGAACAAGGTCAAAGATTTCATGATCTTCGAACGCATCGACCAATCGATCGAGCCAATCATAATAGTCCCGCATGTATTCAAGCTTCGCTATATCCTTCTCCACGCTTTTCCGCAGATCGTCATCAATCGATTCGTCCTGCAACAGTTCGCCCAATTCTTTCAATGATCGCCTGACTGCAACGGAATGGAGTGAAATGGCCCTCCTCCATTTTATCGAAAAAAGATCAATGAAACTTTGATACCAATCATCTTTCACTTGGTACAGGTCTTTTCGGACGCCCCGTTTCCAGGCGCGTTCCACCAATTTTAAATCGGAAAGAGCTCGTACGGATGTGCTCATGCTAGTTTTGCTCATGCCGAGCATTTCGGTCATTTCATCTAGAGTCAATGGTTCATCATGAAAATACATGGCACCGTATTGTCTACCGGATGAAGGTGTCAGACCGTAGAGATGAATATTTTCGGCAATGGTTTCAATGATCCGTTCCCGGGCTTTATCAAGTTTTTCCCTACCGTCCATAAAGCGTTACCTCCACTGTTATCGCTGCAATCTAGCGTATTATAGTTTCCCAAAAAAATCAATTTATATTTATTATGGTTCGTACAGTTTTTACCGTACAAACAATTCATTCGGAAATTACGGTTGTATTTCAAATTGATTACATCTATAATTGATTAGGTTCGCAGGTTTACAAAAGGTAAGGAGTGTACAAATGAGTGACCAGAGTCTTGTCAAAAAGATACAAGTGAAAAAGATAACGAAAATCTTCGGTAAAAACACGAAGCGTGCTGCCCGAATGCTGAAGGAACAAAAGAGCAAACGGGAGATCTTGCAAGCGACCGGGGCGACGGTCGGGGTCAATGATGCGTCCTTCGATATTTACGAAGGGGAAATCTTTGTCATCATGGGACTGTCCGGGAGCGGAAAATCGACATTGGTCCGAATGCTGAACCGGCTGATCGATCCGACAATGGGAGAAATTCTGCTGGACGGCGAAGACATCGTCAAGATGAACAAAGAACAGCTCCGGGAAGTAAGGCGGAATAAAATCGGCATGGTCTTTCAAAATTTTGCCCTCTTTCCGCATAAAACAATCCTGGAAAATACGGAATACGGTTTGGAGATCAAGGGAGTGTCCAAAGAGGAACGTCGGGAGAAGGCTTTGGAATCATTGAAACTTGTCGGCCTTGCAGGCTATGAGGATCAATTTCCGAAACAATTGAGCGGCGGGATGCAGCAGCGTGTCGGTTTGGCGAGAGCCCTTGCCAACGGTCCGGATATTTTATTGATGGATGAAGCGTTCAGTGCGCTCGATCCGTTGATCCGCAAAGATATGCAGGATGAATTGCTGCAGCTTCACCATGATATGGGGAAAACAATCATCTTCATTACCCACGATCTTGATGAGGCGCTTCGAATCGGGGACCGCATCGCATTGATGAAAGATGGGGAAGTCGTCCAAGTCGGGACGCCAGAAGAGATTCTGATGAGCCCATCCAACGAGTATGTGGAACGTTTCGTTGAAGACGTCGACTTGTCCAAAGTGTTGACGGCGGGCCATATTATGAAAAAAGCGGACACGGTGCAAATTGATCGGGGGCCACGGGTTGCGTTGCGACTTATGAAGCGTCTCCGCATTTCATCCATTTACGTCGTAGACTCCGGTAACCGCTTACTGGGTGCGGTTACTGCACAGGACGCGGTGCAAGCAGTGGAAACAGGAAAAACATTGGAAGATGTT is drawn from Sporosarcina sp. FSL W7-1349 and contains these coding sequences:
- a CDS encoding GbsR/MarR family transcriptional regulator translates to MDGREKLDKARERIIETIAENIHLYGLTPSSGRQYGAMYFHDEPLTLDEMTEMLGMSKTSMSTSVRALSDLKLVERAWKRGVRKDLYQVKDDWYQSFIDLFSIKWRRAISLHSVAVRRSLKELGELLQDESIDDDLRKSVEKDIAKLEYMRDYYDWLDRLVDAFEDHEIFDLVPIDKNQDK
- a CDS encoding quaternary amine ABC transporter ATP-binding protein; translation: MSDQSLVKKIQVKKITKIFGKNTKRAARMLKEQKSKREILQATGATVGVNDASFDIYEGEIFVIMGLSGSGKSTLVRMLNRLIDPTMGEILLDGEDIVKMNKEQLREVRRNKIGMVFQNFALFPHKTILENTEYGLEIKGVSKEERREKALESLKLVGLAGYEDQFPKQLSGGMQQRVGLARALANGPDILLMDEAFSALDPLIRKDMQDELLQLHHDMGKTIIFITHDLDEALRIGDRIALMKDGEVVQVGTPEEILMSPSNEYVERFVEDVDLSKVLTAGHIMKKADTVQIDRGPRVALRLMKRLRISSIYVVDSGNRLLGAVTAQDAVQAVETGKTLEDVLISDFPMIPADTVLTDLFDIVSTAIIPVAVIDEKRKLEGIIIRGALIGALSGDNQFINNNGTIDSAEQANGEVNGNE